A genome region from bacterium includes the following:
- a CDS encoding MotA/TolQ/ExbB proton channel family protein, translated as MWELIRAGNVMMIPLGLCSLIGLTIFLERLFALRRHKIIFPEVAEAVETLPASDSHDIAYAIIDRNPGPFANVVRAGLDHADYEWQIVRDVLQETGRQEAVRLVRNLNILEIVAAVAPLLGLLGTVTGMIRVFAAISTIGLGNPEQLSGGISEAMVTTAAGLIIGIPALVGHHWLQGRADAIIFDLERYASQILGHLRERTLRRGRSAAGGED; from the coding sequence ATGTGGGAATTGATCCGCGCCGGCAACGTGATGATGATTCCGCTGGGGCTGTGCTCCCTGATCGGCCTGACGATCTTCCTGGAGCGGCTCTTCGCCCTGCGACGTCACAAGATCATCTTCCCCGAGGTCGCCGAGGCGGTGGAGACCCTGCCCGCGAGCGACAGCCACGACATCGCCTATGCCATCATCGACCGCAACCCCGGGCCCTTCGCCAACGTGGTGCGCGCCGGACTGGACCACGCCGACTACGAGTGGCAGATCGTGCGCGACGTGCTCCAGGAGACCGGGCGCCAGGAAGCGGTCCGGCTGGTGCGCAACCTGAACATCCTCGAGATCGTCGCGGCGGTGGCGCCCCTGCTGGGGCTGCTCGGCACGGTGACGGGCATGATCCGCGTCTTCGCCGCCATCTCCACCATCGGGCTGGGCAACCCGGAGCAGCTTTCCGGCGGCATCTCCGAGGCCATGGTGACGACCGCCGCCGGGCTGATCATCGGCATCCCGGCGCTGGTGGGGCACCACTGGCTGCAGGGGCGGGCCGACGCCATCATCTTCGACCTGGAGCGCTACGCCTCGCAGATCCTGGGCCACCTACGCGAACGCACCCTCCGCAGGGGCCGGTCCGCCGCCGGCGGGGAGGACTGA